In Halobacteriovorax marinus SJ, the following proteins share a genomic window:
- a CDS encoding RDD family protein, whose protein sequence is MWKNKNNVTHLSSFKNTRKSLLKDRLYAFTMDLFLISIINKAIMFTYVNFVKAFFYQLPLVTRENVADKLSAVNLLNFLVVFCGYFLLSYYLSEGKTPGKIIFNLKVQCPHTHSDQLSLKTSVLRTLGYFITIPTGFTLLLIPYFRRDAKGIPDWLSDSFVMNADEEYLIESLEDTGSAKVTPLFPEDPVAKKISKDRKVS, encoded by the coding sequence ATGTGGAAGAATAAGAACAACGTCACACATTTATCAAGCTTTAAGAATACGAGAAAGAGTCTCCTAAAAGATCGCCTCTATGCTTTCACTATGGACCTCTTCCTTATAAGTATTATAAATAAGGCCATAATGTTTACTTACGTAAATTTCGTAAAAGCATTCTTCTATCAATTACCATTAGTCACAAGAGAGAACGTTGCGGATAAATTGTCAGCAGTAAACTTACTTAACTTTCTTGTAGTTTTCTGCGGATATTTTCTTCTCTCATACTATCTTTCTGAGGGAAAAACTCCTGGGAAAATTATTTTCAATCTTAAAGTTCAATGCCCACATACCCATAGTGATCAACTAAGTTTAAAAACTTCTGTTCTTAGAACTCTAGGGTACTTCATCACAATTCCAACAGGTTTTACCCTTCTTCTTATTCCTTACTTTAGAAGGGATGCTAAAGGTATTCCTGATTGGTTATCAGACTCTTTTGTCATGAATGCAGATGAAGAGTACCTCATTGAAAGTTTAGAGGATACTGGATCTGCAAAAGTAACTCCTCTCTTTCCAGAGGACCCAGTCGCCAAGAAAATTTCAAAAGATAGAAAAGTTTCCTAA
- a CDS encoding substrate-binding periplasmic protein encodes MKLLSKTFLLFIINLSICAKPFLVCYEDTNFFPYDAKDGKKQVLTPVIKTISEAVSNIGFEADFIRTSWSRCLKDIKDNKVDAILTSLWSKERDEIAVFPKKSPQQADSEYRILQANYKVYTLKNSSLKWDGKTFSGVKQGIGAPKNYVAAKMLQDMKLLKETNLKVKQSFELMIMGRLDAYIVLEEVGNIILRDFKERDSIKTLDKNFLEDFLYIPVSHKFNNEYPEKTQQFFKELAKAREKYMPNGLL; translated from the coding sequence ATGAAACTTTTATCAAAAACTTTCCTATTATTTATCATAAATCTTAGTATTTGCGCCAAGCCGTTTCTAGTTTGTTACGAAGATACAAATTTCTTTCCTTACGACGCTAAGGATGGAAAAAAGCAAGTACTCACTCCTGTAATAAAAACAATAAGTGAAGCTGTAAGTAATATTGGATTTGAAGCGGACTTCATAAGAACTTCTTGGTCTAGATGCCTAAAAGATATTAAAGATAATAAAGTCGATGCAATTCTTACTTCCCTTTGGAGCAAGGAGCGTGATGAGATCGCAGTCTTCCCTAAGAAAAGTCCGCAACAAGCAGATAGTGAATATAGAATTCTACAAGCAAATTACAAAGTCTATACTTTAAAGAACTCCTCACTAAAATGGGACGGAAAAACTTTTAGTGGAGTAAAGCAAGGAATTGGAGCGCCTAAGAATTATGTTGCCGCAAAGATGTTGCAAGATATGAAACTTCTCAAGGAAACCAATCTGAAAGTAAAACAATCTTTTGAGTTAATGATTATGGGAAGATTAGATGCCTATATTGTTCTAGAAGAGGTTGGCAATATTATACTTAGAGATTTCAAAGAGAGAGATTCTATTAAAACCTTAGATAAGAATTTTCTAGAAGACTTTCTCTATATTCCTGTAAGCCATAAATTTAATAATGAGTACCCTGAAAAGACTCAGCAATTTTTTAAGGAGCTGGCCAAGGCAAGAGAGAAGTATATGCCAAATGGTCTACTGTAG
- the aspS gene encoding aspartate--tRNA ligase, producing MAEIKGLMRTHNCGELREEHVGQTVTLCGWVNKYRDLGALHFIDIRDKYGLTQLGFEAFTGDLAILKDCALESVIKVTGEVAKRPEAAQNKKMDTGLVEVQVKEIEVLSRNDIDNIPFLPFGQIEATEDLKLKYRYLELRTKKLQDILALRSKATNTVRRILQEQKFIEVETPILYKSTPEGARDYVVPSRVHPGKVYALPQSPQTLKQLLMIGSTDKYFQICRCFRDEDLRADRQPEFTQIDMEISFATPEYIKNLVEKILGELFDLEDGFTLPMMSYNEALARFGSDKPDLRFGLEHRIVTNIFKDSDFSVFSSVAGANGLIKAIFVPEAMGSFSRKDTDALTEVVKPHGGKGVAFFKVSGEERTGGISKFITDEIYQALVATGEESGNGTWLFCADADHDTTHGCADALRRHLGKKLDIIEDGYKFLWVYDFPLLEWNPDDKRYIARHHPFTMINVDQKDTFIAADPKDSESLKDMPAQAYDVVCNGYELGGGSIRIHEQPIQKKMFEVLGMGEEEIQSQFGFFVEALKYGVPPHGGLAFGLDRIIMLLAKTDSIRDVIAFPKTTSASDLMSKAPSVPAQAQLDELHFNWNKK from the coding sequence ATGGCCGAAATTAAGGGACTAATGAGGACTCACAATTGTGGTGAGCTTCGCGAAGAACATGTAGGACAAACAGTAACACTTTGTGGTTGGGTAAATAAGTACCGAGATCTTGGCGCTCTTCACTTCATTGATATTAGAGATAAGTATGGACTCACACAGCTTGGCTTTGAGGCCTTTACTGGTGATCTAGCTATATTAAAGGACTGTGCTCTTGAGTCAGTGATTAAAGTTACTGGTGAAGTTGCTAAGCGACCAGAGGCCGCACAGAATAAGAAAATGGATACTGGACTAGTCGAAGTTCAAGTAAAGGAAATTGAAGTTCTCTCTAGAAATGATATCGACAATATTCCATTTCTACCATTTGGTCAGATTGAGGCTACTGAAGATCTCAAGCTAAAGTACCGCTACTTAGAGTTAAGAACTAAGAAGTTACAAGATATTTTGGCCCTAAGATCAAAAGCTACAAATACTGTAAGAAGAATTCTACAAGAGCAAAAGTTCATTGAAGTAGAAACTCCAATTCTCTATAAATCAACACCTGAGGGTGCTAGAGATTATGTTGTTCCTTCAAGAGTTCACCCTGGAAAAGTCTATGCTCTTCCTCAGTCGCCACAAACCCTAAAGCAGTTATTAATGATTGGATCAACAGATAAGTACTTTCAAATCTGTAGATGTTTTCGCGATGAAGACTTAAGAGCTGACAGACAGCCTGAGTTTACTCAGATTGATATGGAAATCTCATTTGCAACACCTGAGTATATTAAAAACTTAGTTGAAAAAATCTTAGGGGAGCTCTTTGATTTAGAAGACGGGTTTACTCTTCCAATGATGTCTTATAACGAAGCTCTAGCGCGCTTTGGTTCAGATAAGCCAGATTTAAGATTTGGATTAGAGCATAGAATCGTAACAAATATTTTTAAAGATTCTGACTTTTCTGTTTTCTCAAGTGTAGCCGGAGCGAATGGTTTAATTAAAGCTATTTTCGTACCTGAAGCAATGGGAAGCTTCTCTCGTAAGGATACAGACGCTCTAACAGAAGTTGTTAAACCTCACGGTGGAAAAGGTGTAGCGTTCTTTAAAGTTTCTGGTGAAGAGAGAACTGGTGGTATCTCTAAGTTTATTACAGATGAAATCTACCAAGCACTTGTGGCAACGGGTGAAGAGTCTGGAAATGGAACTTGGCTCTTCTGTGCTGATGCTGATCACGATACAACTCATGGTTGTGCTGATGCCCTTAGAAGACACCTTGGTAAGAAGTTAGATATTATTGAAGACGGATATAAATTCTTATGGGTTTATGACTTCCCACTTCTTGAGTGGAACCCTGATGATAAGAGATATATTGCTCGTCACCATCCATTCACTATGATCAATGTAGATCAAAAAGATACGTTCATTGCTGCTGATCCTAAGGATTCGGAGTCTCTAAAAGATATGCCTGCTCAGGCCTATGACGTAGTTTGTAATGGATATGAGCTAGGTGGTGGATCTATTAGAATCCATGAGCAACCAATTCAAAAGAAAATGTTTGAAGTTTTAGGAATGGGTGAAGAAGAAATTCAATCTCAATTTGGTTTCTTTGTTGAGGCCCTTAAGTATGGTGTTCCTCCACACGGGGGACTGGCATTTGGTCTAGATAGAATCATTATGTTACTGGCCAAAACAGACTCTATTAGAGACGTCATCGCATTTCCAAAGACAACTTCAGCAAGTGATCTTATGTCAAAAGCTCCATCTGTCCCAGCACAGGCCCAGCTAGACGAGCTTCACTTTAATTGGAATAAAAAATAA
- a CDS encoding DUF192 domain-containing protein: MKTFIAHFTPMLIKNISQILIISLTLLSCNSPSAAFKERKRTKIFIQKKEAVEVILSTTSEQMSLGLSGTKESEFRKDQAMLFWYSKDGARKFWMPNTLFDLDIFFIDSQMKIIAVERNVPHHPGVQEPPAIYRTKLYHCRHVLEMRSDSPLAKKLKVGDKITFEKGFSLLEKELSTRP; the protein is encoded by the coding sequence ATGAAGACATTTATAGCGCATTTTACACCGATGCTCATTAAAAATATTTCTCAAATCCTAATAATATCCTTAACTTTGTTAAGTTGTAATTCTCCTAGTGCGGCCTTTAAAGAGCGCAAGAGAACAAAGATTTTCATTCAAAAGAAAGAAGCGGTGGAAGTCATACTCTCGACTACTAGTGAGCAAATGAGCTTAGGGCTCAGCGGAACTAAAGAAAGTGAATTTAGAAAAGATCAGGCCATGCTCTTTTGGTATTCAAAAGACGGTGCGCGTAAATTTTGGATGCCCAATACTCTCTTTGACTTAGATATCTTCTTTATCGACTCTCAGATGAAAATCATTGCAGTGGAGAGAAATGTTCCCCACCATCCGGGAGTTCAAGAGCCTCCGGCGATTTATAGAACGAAGCTCTACCATTGTCGTCATGTTTTAGAAATGAGAAGTGATTCACCTTTAGCTAAGAAACTAAAGGTGGGCGATAAGATTACCTTTGAGAAAGGCTTTTCTCTCTTGGAAAAAGAATTAAGTACTCGTCCTTAG
- a CDS encoding FtsB family cell division protein: protein MEFSFDSQQRGAQSAPAAGDVASDRLRKAIERNRAKQAKRDNIQKQVNNGPSDGPLFSSSTGPRPAGASSRNISERLRAAQASGTPGSSIPRRPASRFSSSPSTPKPEMSASSRESEETSSRSWGSGLLKKKSETQTRAADQSSTMATRRTVGKPDEAEFLTPVRKAVSKAPAKVGYTSAKRKVNTKSKKKSETNFVGYLVKFGWAFCTFLLFRLVFSGGGVMDYYSSLNLLEDKQYEHKRIIQENKDLAEEIKKIGSNSMYQKKLVRDNLGFIAKDEYLILFPREKSLSQR, encoded by the coding sequence TTGGAATTTTCGTTCGACTCCCAACAAAGGGGAGCCCAAAGCGCGCCAGCTGCTGGTGATGTCGCAAGTGATCGTCTAAGAAAAGCAATTGAGCGCAATCGCGCAAAACAAGCAAAGAGAGATAATATTCAAAAACAAGTTAATAATGGACCAAGTGATGGACCGTTATTTTCTAGCTCCACAGGTCCTAGACCAGCGGGGGCGAGTTCAAGAAATATTTCTGAAAGACTGAGAGCGGCGCAAGCGTCAGGAACTCCAGGATCTTCAATCCCAAGAAGACCAGCATCTAGATTTTCATCATCGCCTTCAACACCAAAGCCTGAGATGAGTGCATCTTCTAGAGAAAGTGAAGAAACTAGCTCGAGAAGTTGGGGCAGTGGTCTATTAAAGAAAAAGAGCGAGACTCAAACAAGAGCGGCAGATCAATCTTCTACAATGGCGACAAGAAGAACAGTTGGAAAACCTGATGAAGCAGAGTTTTTAACACCAGTTAGAAAAGCAGTTTCAAAAGCACCTGCGAAAGTTGGTTATACAAGCGCTAAGAGAAAAGTTAATACAAAATCAAAGAAGAAGTCTGAAACTAATTTTGTAGGCTACCTTGTAAAGTTTGGTTGGGCCTTTTGCACATTTCTACTCTTTAGATTGGTATTCTCTGGTGGTGGAGTTATGGATTATTACTCATCACTAAACCTCTTAGAAGACAAGCAATATGAACACAAGAGAATCATTCAAGAGAATAAAGACCTCGCAGAAGAGATCAAGAAAATTGGAAGCAATTCAATGTATCAAAAGAAACTTGTTAGAGATAATTTAGGTTTTATCGCTAAGGACGAGTACTTAATTCTTTTTCCAAGAGAGAAAAGCCTTTCTCAAAGGTAA
- a CDS encoding YggT family protein has protein sequence MGLIRTLIELYILLLFVDVILSYLPQYRRNIWVVRIHKLANYTCAPVRRYLPNDLPFDFSPLIVVVILTILKALW, from the coding sequence GTGGGATTAATTAGAACTCTTATTGAATTATATATTTTATTACTCTTTGTAGATGTAATTCTGTCATATCTTCCTCAGTACCGTAGAAATATTTGGGTGGTAAGAATTCATAAATTAGCAAACTATACTTGTGCGCCCGTAAGAAGATATCTTCCAAATGATTTGCCATTTGATTTCTCTCCTCTGATTGTTGTCGTAATCCTCACGATCTTAAAAGCCTTGTGGTAA
- a CDS encoding YihY/virulence factor BrkB family protein, which produces MIQETYHLFKSSILLFNHKRGTTLASSSTFYILLTIVPFFLLLIRVVGIFIGDINSTQLKIFNLVESFFPDVAPEILTQVQGIVKGPLFAGGEFTVINFAILLISSLSFFNSIWNGLFLITEDRSYLRFTKHLKGIFVIGVTIMCLTLFFFLPSLFFYSGQLFTNNTVVDYLATNFPSLLSVSDYFSGFNYGFSYILKSNIFHAIIFTFFFAFLYRWFFSWRLSLKEAFISSLIFSCLVIVGKNLFWIYFIYVRDNLIKNYGDYYTLIVGVIWIYFTMSFFYFGACVCTTLLKDRRNVEHNAT; this is translated from the coding sequence ATGATTCAAGAAACCTATCACTTATTTAAATCTTCAATTCTATTATTCAATCATAAAAGAGGAACGACTTTAGCTTCATCTTCAACTTTCTATATCTTACTTACAATTGTTCCATTCTTTTTATTACTTATTAGAGTTGTTGGTATTTTTATTGGTGATATAAATTCAACTCAATTAAAGATCTTCAATTTGGTAGAGAGCTTTTTTCCAGATGTTGCACCAGAGATTCTGACTCAAGTGCAAGGGATAGTTAAAGGGCCACTCTTTGCAGGTGGAGAGTTTACAGTTATCAACTTTGCAATTCTTTTGATCTCCTCACTCTCATTCTTTAATTCTATTTGGAACGGTTTATTTTTAATAACTGAGGATAGAAGCTATTTAAGATTTACAAAGCATCTGAAAGGAATATTTGTGATAGGGGTGACAATTATGTGTTTAACTCTCTTCTTCTTTCTCCCTTCTTTATTCTTTTACTCAGGACAATTATTCACCAATAATACTGTAGTCGATTATTTGGCCACGAACTTTCCCTCGCTCTTAAGCGTTAGTGATTATTTCTCAGGTTTTAATTATGGATTCTCCTATATTTTAAAATCGAATATCTTTCATGCGATTATCTTTACCTTCTTCTTCGCATTCTTATACCGCTGGTTCTTTTCATGGAGACTAAGTTTAAAAGAGGCCTTTATCTCTTCACTGATCTTTAGCTGTCTCGTTATAGTTGGGAAGAATCTTTTTTGGATTTATTTTATATATGTTCGCGATAATTTAATAAAGAACTACGGTGACTACTATACGTTGATCGTCGGTGTAATTTGGATATACTTCACAATGAGTTTCTTCTATTTCGGTGCTTGTGTTTGTACGACTTTGTTAAAGGATAGAAGAAATGTTGAACATAATGCGACTTGA
- a CDS encoding DNA polymerase II: MENIKGFILSSSYSDTSSGIELNFYLKTDQGPAKVIISNFRPVFFIESKVSGVKIPKLFERKSVGLKSFAKEPLDAIYFSKQVDLFEARDFLADNGIRTYESDVRPNERFLMERFINGDVELQGESHERGKLKVFINPKLKKSSYQVRLNILSLDIETSFGNDLYSIGVHYQFEDHREFKKVFMVANEYKEVNEELTYYPSEKEVLLAFKDNILQKDPDILIGWHVIGFDLDFLQRKFTQYSIPFELGRDGEKVKIHQRKSGTYTCAIGGRVVLDGPPTLRGAFYSFENFKLDTVASELLGAQKDISATGSTKVEEIERRFREDKESLAKYNLLDCTLVSDIFKKTELIELYITRSKISGLQLDRIGISTAAFDHFLLPHIHRKGFVAPNVLDIQRDAHAAGGYVMEPKVGLYENVVVLDFRSLYPSIIKTFGIDPYSRVMSDIDTVTTPTGHKFSKTENILPDFITELFEKRVRAKSVGDEHLSMAIKILMNSFYGVMGSPGCRFYHADLPSAITGTGQWILLESIEFFKSLGYEVLYGDTDSVFVKLKSEDIYKIKERSNELVRRANEFLTKKLETRFGVESHLEMEFEKVFKKLFLPSARGGEGGAKKRYVGLLQGEGEDKLYFSGMEFVRSDWTKLAKNFQYTLFKKIFQGEDYENFIKGYVDRLKNGEFDDLLIYRKRLTKDISEYTKSIPPHVKAAKIYAEKTGQTNLKSIEYIMTSSGPYPSELDFPNVDYEHYIEKQIKPLADSVLYIFDKSFDDIICGDQLSFF; the protein is encoded by the coding sequence ATGGAAAATATAAAGGGCTTTATCCTCTCATCATCTTATAGCGACACCTCTAGTGGTATTGAGCTTAATTTCTATTTAAAGACTGATCAGGGTCCTGCCAAGGTTATCATTTCAAATTTTAGACCTGTTTTCTTTATTGAGTCTAAAGTTAGCGGAGTGAAGATACCTAAGCTCTTTGAAAGAAAAAGTGTAGGCTTAAAAAGTTTTGCAAAAGAACCTCTCGATGCCATTTATTTTTCAAAACAAGTAGACCTATTTGAAGCGAGGGACTTTCTTGCAGATAATGGAATAAGAACTTATGAATCTGATGTTAGACCAAATGAGCGTTTTCTCATGGAGAGATTCATTAATGGAGATGTGGAATTACAAGGTGAGTCCCACGAGAGAGGGAAGTTAAAAGTCTTTATAAATCCCAAGCTAAAGAAGTCTAGTTATCAAGTGAGATTAAATATTCTCTCTCTTGATATTGAAACAAGTTTTGGCAATGATCTTTACTCTATTGGTGTTCACTACCAATTTGAGGACCATAGAGAATTTAAAAAAGTCTTCATGGTTGCTAATGAGTATAAAGAAGTTAATGAAGAACTGACATATTACCCCTCCGAGAAAGAAGTTCTATTGGCCTTTAAAGATAATATTCTTCAAAAGGACCCTGATATATTAATCGGATGGCACGTAATTGGATTTGATCTCGATTTCCTACAGAGAAAATTTACTCAGTATTCAATTCCTTTTGAACTTGGAAGAGATGGTGAAAAAGTTAAAATTCATCAAAGAAAGAGTGGGACATATACTTGTGCCATCGGTGGGAGAGTCGTTCTCGATGGTCCACCAACTTTAAGAGGAGCTTTCTATAGCTTTGAGAATTTCAAGCTTGATACTGTTGCTTCAGAGTTACTTGGGGCTCAGAAAGATATTAGTGCAACTGGATCAACGAAAGTAGAAGAAATAGAGAGAAGATTTAGAGAAGATAAGGAGTCTCTTGCTAAGTATAATCTCTTAGACTGTACACTCGTTAGTGATATATTTAAGAAAACAGAGTTAATCGAACTCTATATTACGAGATCTAAAATCTCTGGATTACAACTTGATCGAATTGGAATTTCAACTGCGGCCTTTGATCATTTCTTATTACCTCACATTCATAGAAAAGGCTTTGTTGCTCCCAACGTTTTAGATATTCAAAGGGATGCTCACGCTGCTGGCGGTTATGTAATGGAGCCTAAAGTAGGCCTCTATGAGAATGTAGTTGTTTTAGATTTTAGAAGTCTCTATCCTTCAATTATAAAAACATTTGGAATTGATCCTTATTCAAGAGTAATGTCTGACATAGATACTGTGACGACTCCAACAGGGCATAAGTTCTCTAAGACTGAAAATATTTTACCAGATTTTATTACTGAGTTATTCGAGAAGAGAGTAAGAGCAAAGTCAGTGGGAGATGAGCATCTTTCAATGGCAATTAAAATTTTAATGAACTCTTTCTACGGTGTGATGGGTTCTCCGGGGTGTCGTTTCTATCATGCAGACCTTCCAAGTGCTATTACTGGAACTGGTCAGTGGATATTACTAGAGTCGATTGAATTCTTTAAAAGCCTTGGTTATGAAGTTCTTTATGGAGATACGGACTCAGTATTTGTAAAACTTAAGTCTGAAGATATTTATAAAATAAAAGAGCGGTCAAATGAGTTAGTAAGACGAGCGAATGAGTTTTTAACTAAAAAGCTAGAGACTCGCTTTGGTGTTGAGTCTCATTTGGAGATGGAGTTTGAGAAAGTCTTTAAGAAGCTCTTTCTACCGAGTGCTCGCGGGGGCGAGGGTGGAGCTAAGAAGAGATATGTAGGACTCTTGCAAGGTGAGGGAGAAGATAAACTCTATTTCTCTGGCATGGAGTTTGTTCGCTCTGACTGGACTAAGCTAGCTAAGAATTTTCAATACACACTCTTTAAGAAAATCTTTCAAGGTGAAGACTATGAGAACTTTATAAAAGGTTATGTTGATAGACTTAAGAATGGGGAGTTTGACGATCTTCTCATCTATAGAAAGAGATTAACTAAGGATATCTCTGAGTATACGAAATCGATTCCTCCTCATGTTAAGGCGGCCAAGATTTATGCAGAAAAAACTGGTCAGACTAATTTAAAGAGTATTGAATATATTATGACTAGTTCTGGTCCATACCCAAGTGAGTTGGATTTTCCAAACGTGGATTATGAACATTATATTGAAAAACAAATTAAGCCATTGGCGGACTCTGTTCTCTATATTTTTGATAAGAGCTTTGATGATATAATTTGTGGAGATCAATTATCTTTTTTCTGA
- a CDS encoding D-Ala-D-Ala carboxypeptidase family metallohydrolase: MKVKSILLLTLLIAVSCGKKEPDQSYIIHDERSSIESVSVTDGSSSAQDNLSKQEVSELLKDITFGEDSCTKNNILRDVLLLESKIQTLGGNILDLENYKHDEVDFQRFLVDSGAQATNAIAISRAGSTQTMKSCNISNMIPPKSCWYRSLSLALLKEEIEDQTGISTTLTSHYRGSCYNEKLGGAKESDHISAKAMDISMGSQENRYAIEKFVCDNLWKENYFIQDESNKLSNISIGLGQTYIHLGLESNHGRRHWIYNDYAKKNSMPSTCWKVKI, from the coding sequence ATGAAAGTTAAATCAATACTTCTACTTACACTGCTCATAGCTGTGAGCTGCGGGAAGAAAGAGCCCGATCAAAGCTACATCATTCATGATGAGAGATCCTCTATTGAATCAGTGAGTGTGACTGATGGAAGTTCAAGCGCACAGGACAACTTATCCAAGCAAGAAGTAAGTGAACTTCTAAAAGACATTACATTTGGTGAAGATAGTTGTACCAAGAATAACATCCTAAGAGATGTACTTCTTCTAGAGTCAAAGATTCAAACTCTAGGTGGCAATATCTTGGATCTAGAAAACTACAAGCACGACGAAGTCGACTTTCAAAGATTTCTAGTTGACTCTGGAGCACAGGCCACAAATGCCATTGCGATCTCAAGAGCAGGTTCGACTCAAACAATGAAGTCTTGCAATATTTCTAATATGATTCCACCTAAGTCTTGTTGGTATAGAAGCCTTAGCCTTGCCCTACTTAAAGAAGAAATTGAAGATCAAACTGGAATATCGACAACTTTAACAAGTCACTACAGAGGCTCATGCTATAACGAAAAGTTAGGAGGAGCAAAAGAGAGTGATCACATCTCCGCCAAGGCGATGGATATTTCAATGGGTAGCCAAGAGAACCGCTACGCCATTGAGAAATTTGTTTGCGATAATTTATGGAAAGAAAATTACTTTATTCAAGATGAATCGAATAAGCTCTCAAATATTTCTATTGGGCTAGGACAAACATATATTCATCTAGGACTTGAGAGTAATCATGGTAGAAGGCATTGGATATATAACGATTACGCCAAGAAGAACTCTATGCCTTCGACTTGTTGGAAAGTTAAGATATAA
- a CDS encoding chorismate mutase — protein MDFLPLNKWLPNLKRPLVIAGPCSAESHDQMLSTAREIAKIPDVRIFRAGIWKPRTRPNCFEGVGEEGLKWLSDVKAETGLLTTTEVANTQHVELALKHGVDILWIGARTTVSPFAVQEIADALKGTNIPVMVKNPVNQDLALWIGALERIAGSGINKIAAIHRGFSTGDTSKYRNLPLWKIPIELKSKFQDLPIICDPSHIAGKRDLIAYVCQKAMDADMEGLMVETHIDPTKALSDAAQQVTPEALGAIIEGLSLRTEFGVDRTFEQELDALRGQVDRVDQEILEALKTRTEIIKKIGEAKKEKNIMPLQIQRMDELMKKRIDLGKDLGLTETFVKDIYDTIHSESVRIQSQIVNDFDSKK, from the coding sequence ATGGACTTTTTACCTTTAAACAAATGGCTACCAAACCTTAAAAGGCCTTTGGTGATTGCAGGCCCTTGCTCTGCTGAAAGTCATGACCAAATGCTATCGACAGCAAGGGAAATTGCTAAAATACCAGACGTAAGAATATTTAGAGCAGGAATTTGGAAGCCAAGAACAAGACCTAATTGTTTTGAAGGTGTTGGTGAAGAAGGACTAAAGTGGCTCTCTGATGTTAAGGCCGAGACAGGTCTACTTACAACTACAGAAGTTGCAAATACTCAACACGTAGAACTTGCTCTTAAGCATGGAGTTGATATTCTATGGATTGGTGCTCGTACGACAGTTTCTCCATTTGCAGTTCAAGAAATTGCCGATGCACTTAAAGGGACTAATATCCCCGTTATGGTAAAAAATCCAGTTAACCAAGATCTGGCCCTTTGGATTGGAGCGCTAGAAAGAATTGCTGGTTCAGGAATTAATAAAATTGCGGCCATTCATAGAGGTTTTTCAACTGGAGATACTTCAAAGTATAGAAACCTCCCTCTTTGGAAAATTCCAATCGAACTTAAGAGTAAGTTTCAAGATCTTCCAATCATTTGTGACCCAAGTCATATCGCAGGAAAAAGAGACCTTATAGCTTATGTATGTCAAAAGGCCATGGATGCTGATATGGAAGGTCTAATGGTAGAGACTCATATCGATCCAACAAAAGCACTCTCGGACGCTGCTCAACAAGTAACTCCAGAAGCTCTTGGAGCTATCATCGAAGGACTTTCACTTAGAACTGAGTTTGGAGTCGATAGAACATTTGAACAAGAACTAGATGCCTTACGAGGACAAGTTGATAGAGTTGATCAAGAAATTTTAGAGGCCTTAAAAACTCGAACTGAAATTATCAAGAAGATTGGTGAAGCCAAGAAAGAAAAGAATATCATGCCTCTTCAAATTCAGAGAATGGATGAACTTATGAAGAAGAGAATCGACCTTGGTAAAGACTTAGGTCTAACTGAAACATTTGTAAAAGATATTTATGACACTATTCACAGTGAAAGTGTGAGAATTCAAAGCCAAATTGTTAATGACTTTGACAGCAAAAAATAA